TCGTTCACTTCCAGCGTCATGACCCCGGCGCGGTCCTCGGCAGAGGCGAGCGGGGCCACGAGCGCGCCGGGGGTGTCCGCGCCGCCCGAAACGACCTGCAGGCGTTCGTCGCGGTAGGCGGCCGCCGCCGCGTTGTCGCTGTCGCAGGGTATCGTGCCCAGCCGCGCCAGCGCCGCCGCCGGATAGCCGTGGGCGATGGCCGGCCGGAGCGCGTTGCCGGTCCCGTCGCGTACCCACACGATGACGCAGCTCGCGTTCAGCAGTTGCGCCGCCCGGGCGAGCAGGGGGGGCAATTCGGCCGCGTTCGCGGAGCGACCCAGATCCGTGCAGAGAGCCGCGGCAAGCCGCAGGTCCGGCGCGACGGAGGGGGACCGCGAAACGGATTCGGCCGCGGCTGGAGGTTCGCCTTGCCCGGGATCGAGGTCGAGGAACAGCCGTCCTTCCGGGGACGCCGGCTCCTGCACGCCCTCGGTTGCAGCATCCTTCGGCGCGTCGGGCGTCGCGGTCGGCCGCCCGGCCGGAAACGGGGAAACCAGGAGCGCGAACAGCACGCCGGCCCCCGCGGCCCCGCCGACCGCGACGAGTTGCAGTTGCCGCCGGCCGCTTGCCGCGGCGTCGACCGCCTCGCGCTCGATGCGTCGCGCGCGCTCGATCTCATCGGCGGCCGAGCGGCCCAGATCGGACCCGTCGGCAAAGATGAGATCCGACGCCATCAACTCCTGGCCCGCCGCCGCGTGGTCGCGAGCCCGCTCGTCCATGCGCAGCAGCGCTTCGATCAGGGAGGCCGCCTCGTCGAGGGCGGCGGCCGTGGCGGGCCGGGTGGACATCGAGGACAGGGTCGCCAGCTCGACCGCCAACTCCTCTATCCGCGCCGCGACGTCCGCGACCCAGTAGTCGCGGTCCTGGCCTGCGGCGACGTATGCCTGCTGGGCGGCGCGCAACTCGGCGAGCGACAGCCGGAGTCCCCACGCGCCGGCGTCGAAGGCGCGCCCCGCCTGCTGCGCCTCCGCGATCCGCTGGCCTGTGACAAAAGCGTAATAGCCTGCCGTGACGCTGACGCCGAGCACGGCGACGAGCGCCGCTCTGAGCCACATCCGGCGCATCGGTGGACCTACTATAGCACCGGCCCCGGGCAAGCAGTCCGGGTTGCGCCCGGCGGCCAGGCGCCGCGATCGACCGATACAGTAACCGTCACGATGACCGCAGGCATCATCATCAACCCGGCGGCGGGACCGCGGCGCCGGCCGCCGGCCGACGTGGCGGTCCGCCGCGCGCAGGCGGCGCTGCGGACGTGCTCGGTGGATGGCGAGGTGCGCGTCACGGAGCAGCGCGGGAACGCGACGGCGCTGGCCCGTTCGATGATCGCCGGCGGCGCGCGGACGATCGTGGCCTGGGGAGGCGACGGCACCATCAACGAGGTGGCGGCCGAGGTGGCCGCGGCGGGGGCGACGCTGGGTGTGGTGCCCGGCGGGTCCGGCAACGGGTTCGCGCGCGGGCTGGGCCTCGAGGGCCGCGCCGAGGCCGCCCTCCGCACGGCGATCTCGGGTTCGGTACGCGTAATCGACACGGGGAGCATCGACGGGCGGTTGTTCGTCAACGTCGCCGGCATCGGCTTCGATGCGCACATGGCGGCCGTGTTCAACCGGCTGTCGACGCGGGGTGCGCCGGCGTACTTCCGGGCGGGTGTCCGCGAGTTGCGCTCCTACCGGGCGGCCACCTACACCGTCCGCACCCCGGACGAGACCTTCACCATGCCCGCTTTCCTGGTGGCGGTCGCGAATTGCCGCGAGTACGGCAACGGCGCGCTGATCGCGCCCCGCGCGCGTCCCGACGACGGCGTGCTGGAGCTGGTCTGCATCCCGGCCCGGCGGTTGCCCTGGCTGTTGTGCCAGTCGTTCCGGCTCTTCACGGGCACTATCGACCGGCTGCCGGGGATTCGCCGCGTCTCCGCGACGGCCATCGAGCTGGCTGCCGACCGACCGCTCGCGTTTCACGTGGACGGCGAGGTGCACGCCGGGGGACGCTGCCTGCACGTCCGCGTCGACCGGGGCTCGCTTCGCGTGCGCGTGCCGCGGGCTCCCGAGGCTGGGAGCCTAGGCCGCAGGAGTTTCGCNNNNNNNNNNNNNNNNNNNNNNNNNNNNNNNNNNNNNNNNNNNNNNNNNNNNNNNNNNNNNNNNNNNNNNNNNNNNNNNNNNNNNNNNNNNNNNNNNNNNGCGTGCGCGTGCCGCGGGCTCCCGAGGCTGGGAGCCTAGGCCGCAGGAGTTTCGCTGGCGCGAAACTCCCAACGCGACCGCAAGGTCGCGCTTAGTCGGCGGTGACGCCGGCCCCGGCGCCGTCCTGCGGGTGGAGGATCGCGTAGGCCGGCAGGCCGATGGCCTCGAAGGTCTCCATCACCTCGCGCGCAGGCGAGATGCCGAGATCCTCCGCCTGGAACTTGACCTTGACGTACTCGTCGAGCGCCGCCTGCACGCCGGCGGCCTGGAGGGTCGTCCTGTCCATGGTCAGGCAGTTCTTGCACCACGTCGCCCAGACGTCGACGAGCACCGGCTTGCCCTCGGACTCGGCGGCGGCCAACCCCCGGGCGAGCGAGGGGTGCCAGCCTTCGCTCACCAGCTCCTGCACGCTCTCGGCGACCAGGTCCGGATCGACCCAGCGCTGGCTGAACAGGCCGTAGGACAGGTACCCGTAGTAGACGGCCGTGCCGAGAATGAACACGCCGAATGCCTGCTTGACCCGCACCATCCAGGGCCCGGGCTTCGGCATCAACGTCAGTCCGGCGCCGGCGATCGGCCACGGGATGGCCATCCCGATCCCCAGCACGAAAGGCAGCGCGAGCGCCAGCGTGGTGCCGGTGCCGTACAGGTTGCTGGAGAAGACGATGACCTGGATCACCACCGGCGCGACGCAGGCGCCCGCCAGGAGCGCCGCCACGCCGCCCATGCCGAACGCCAGCAGGAACGATCCCTGTCCGGAGGCCCCGCCGGAGAAGCGGTTCTGGAAGCGCGAGAAGTCGATCGTGACGACGTCGAACATCGCCAGCGTCAGCACGACGAACAGCAGTGCGATGCCGAGGTTGAACCAGGGCGAGGCGTTGATCGTGCCGAAGGTCCCGGCGGTCAGGATCACCACGAGCCCGAGCACGCCGTACACCAGCGCCATGGCCAGGCCGTAGGCGCTTCCCAGCGAGAAGCCGCGCAGCCGTGAGCCGGCGCGGGCGCCCGCCCCGATGATCGCCAGATTGATCGGGATCATCGGCAGCACGCACGGCGTCAGGTTCAGCGCGAGTCCGCCGATGAGGATGAGGGCCAGGATGGCCAACGGGCCGCGTCCCTCGAACCATCCCCGCTCGACCTCGCCCGACTCGGCGCGCCGGATGAACTCGAGGAACTGCTCCTCGTTCAGGTAGCCGCCGGTGGTTGCGGCGACGGTGAACCGCTCCAGCCGCGCCAGCACGTCGCCTTCGTCGACGGGCTCGGCCGGGGGCGGCGAAGCGGTTCGCGGCGGATCGGCGGCGCCCGCCGCGGTGAAGGCCATTCTCTCGAACCGCTCGGCCCCCGTCGGCGTGGGCACCTGATCGCCGGGCGCGATGCGGACCTGGAACGCCAGCCTGGCGGTCGCCGGGATGTAGCACATGCGCTCGTCGCACGCCTGGTAGCGGAGCGAGGCCGGCACCTCGTAGTCGCCCGGCGCCAGGTCCCCCTCGATGGCAAGGGCGACGCCGATGGCGAACGT
The DNA window shown above is from Acidobacteriota bacterium and carries:
- a CDS encoding diacylglycerol kinase family lipid kinase, which encodes MTAGIIINPAAGPRRRPPADVAVRRAQAALRTCSVDGEVRVTEQRGNATALARSMIAGGARTIVAWGGDGTINEVAAEVAAAGATLGVVPGGSGNGFARGLGLEGRAEAALRTAISGSVRVIDTGSIDGRLFVNVAGIGFDAHMAAVFNRLSTRGAPAYFRAGVRELRSYRAATYTVRTPDETFTMPAFLVAVANCREYGNGALIAPRARPDDGVLELVCIPARRLPWLLCQSFRLFTGTIDRLPGIRRVSATAIELAADRPLAFHVDGEVHAGGRCLHVRVDRGSLRVRVPRAPEAGSLGRRSFA